In the genome of Flavobacteriales bacterium, one region contains:
- a CDS encoding tetratricopeptide repeat protein: MGVGSAIIAERYTYLPYVGLSIALFVTLNQWLKEGDGVLKGKGLLVTSLLSIAMVTFGSMSHAQSQKWVNSDLLWSQMIEKYPNAYLGYKSRGYYYSVLAKDRNDADLYRRAIADYDKAIPRSDKAGVLSELHTIRGYALFALGRDEEAVLAYDKALEPEQDNDQARSNRGVALVRLKRYEEAFLELNATADNPEYRAHTLKARSVAYFYTRQYEMSIAGVDEYLKLNPTEYDMMNQKAVSLLNLGRYQQAVETLSTAIQLAGNSHPSIKQFYKNRALAYELMGNNEQAAADRRMAQ; this comes from the coding sequence TTGGGCGTTGGATCTGCGATCATAGCGGAGCGGTATACCTATTTGCCATACGTAGGGCTGTCGATCGCACTGTTTGTTACCCTAAATCAGTGGCTCAAAGAGGGTGATGGGGTCCTCAAAGGGAAAGGGTTGTTGGTTACGTCGCTGCTTTCCATCGCCATGGTAACTTTTGGAAGCATGAGCCATGCTCAATCTCAAAAATGGGTGAATAGCGATCTGCTTTGGTCACAAATGATCGAAAAATACCCCAATGCTTACCTTGGATATAAGAGTAGGGGGTATTACTACAGTGTTTTGGCCAAGGACCGCAACGACGCCGACCTATATCGTAGAGCCATTGCAGATTACGACAAGGCCATTCCGAGGTCCGACAAAGCCGGTGTGCTTTCTGAGCTCCACACGATTCGCGGGTATGCCTTGTTCGCCCTTGGTCGTGATGAAGAAGCGGTACTAGCTTACGATAAAGCCCTAGAGCCGGAACAGGACAATGATCAGGCTCGATCGAACAGGGGAGTGGCGTTGGTTCGATTAAAACGATACGAAGAGGCTTTTCTCGAATTGAATGCTACGGCCGACAACCCGGAGTACAGAGCCCATACGCTAAAAGCTAGGAGTGTTGCCTATTTCTATACTCGTCAATATGAAATGAGCATCGCAGGTGTCGATGAGTACTTAAAATTGAATCCGACCGAGTACGACATGATGAATCAGAAGGCCGTTTCACTGCTCAATTTGGGACGGTATCAACAGGCAGTAGAGACACTTTCTACTGCTATACAGTTGGCGGGCAATTCACATCCTTCGATCAAGCAATTCTATAAAAACAGGGCTCTGGCTTATGAACTCATGGGAAATAATGAGCAGGCCGCGGCCGACCGTCGAATGGCCCAGTGA
- a CDS encoding cation:proton antiporter, with protein MEGMLELASILILGVFAQWLAWRVKQPAILPLIVIGLAVGPIASLFTPDGSKLLDGDAIFSGDLLFSFVSISVGVILFEGGLTLKLSEIRDQAGTVRNLLIFGPIITLIGGALGAHYLLGADWGIAALFGALIIVSGPTVIMPILRNVRPNQQINTILKWEGILIDPLGALIAVLVYEFIQTGHFGEEITAEAMQEFVITIASGIFVGGLAALFLRWTLRRNRLPEYLKNVFTLGLVIFAFTASEMVQKEAGLMGATFMGIMLANMNVPDLKKILSFKEDVSLILISVLFILLSSRINMEQIQKLGWESVALFGLVVLVIRPLIVFLSTLGSSLKWNERVFLSWIGPKGIVAAAVASLFSIQLIANAPNPIIRQQAEFILPLTFLMIVGTVVLQGSSAKFVARLLKVERADPVGMLIVGASDVPRFFARYLQQNGVSVLVADVSENNINKARSEGLDTFQGDVLASGVRDEMDLTQVGRLLAMTSNSEINQLAMQRYEEEFGESHVYRIPSRRETELEDFEAEHNLLFAQKSDYLYLASLIRTNPKWSEQPLDSQEQFESLLKKERNRQLPVFIRKESGRYEIVNNAETIITKGDVLIALRQDDAHRSVSVDSGNDT; from the coding sequence ATGGAAGGAATGCTCGAATTGGCCAGTATATTGATCCTGGGGGTCTTTGCCCAATGGTTGGCTTGGCGCGTGAAACAACCCGCTATTTTACCACTGATCGTAATAGGATTGGCCGTTGGACCCATTGCCAGTTTATTTACGCCAGACGGGTCTAAATTGCTCGATGGGGATGCTATTTTTTCGGGCGACCTTTTATTCTCTTTCGTCAGCATTTCGGTAGGGGTCATTCTTTTCGAAGGGGGACTCACACTGAAGCTCAGCGAAATTCGCGATCAGGCGGGAACGGTTCGAAACCTCTTGATCTTTGGGCCCATCATCACCTTGATTGGAGGAGCCTTGGGAGCGCACTACTTACTCGGAGCCGATTGGGGCATAGCGGCCTTGTTCGGAGCCTTGATCATCGTAAGTGGTCCAACGGTCATTATGCCCATACTGCGCAACGTACGGCCAAATCAACAAATCAATACCATTCTGAAATGGGAAGGTATCCTGATCGATCCCCTTGGCGCTTTGATCGCGGTGTTGGTATACGAATTCATCCAGACCGGGCATTTCGGTGAGGAGATCACCGCCGAGGCCATGCAGGAATTCGTGATCACCATTGCCAGTGGGATCTTTGTAGGTGGCCTTGCTGCGCTGTTCCTCCGCTGGACGTTAAGACGCAATCGACTTCCCGAGTACTTGAAAAACGTCTTCACCCTCGGTTTGGTGATCTTTGCTTTCACCGCATCGGAAATGGTGCAAAAAGAAGCCGGGCTAATGGGCGCTACCTTCATGGGAATCATGCTCGCCAACATGAATGTGCCAGACTTAAAGAAGATCCTTTCGTTCAAAGAGGATGTAAGCCTGATCCTGATTTCGGTCCTGTTTATTTTATTGAGCTCGCGGATCAACATGGAGCAGATCCAGAAACTCGGTTGGGAAAGTGTAGCACTCTTTGGCTTGGTGGTACTGGTGATCAGGCCACTCATCGTTTTCTTGTCGACCCTGGGGTCGTCGCTGAAATGGAACGAGCGGGTATTCCTCAGTTGGATCGGTCCCAAGGGAATCGTAGCAGCCGCAGTTGCTTCTCTCTTTTCGATTCAGTTGATCGCGAATGCTCCTAACCCAATCATTCGCCAACAAGCCGAATTCATTTTGCCACTCACTTTCCTCATGATCGTGGGTACTGTGGTTCTGCAAGGCTCGAGCGCTAAGTTCGTGGCCCGTTTGCTCAAAGTCGAACGAGCAGATCCGGTCGGAATGCTCATCGTTGGTGCCAGCGATGTGCCGCGATTCTTTGCGCGGTACTTGCAACAAAATGGCGTATCGGTACTTGTGGCCGATGTGAGCGAAAACAACATCAACAAGGCGCGCAGCGAAGGGCTCGATACCTTTCAGGGCGATGTGCTGGCCAGCGGCGTAAGGGACGAAATGGACTTAACACAAGTTGGGAGGTTGTTGGCAATGACCTCGAATTCAGAGATCAATCAGCTCGCCATGCAACGGTACGAAGAAGAGTTTGGCGAAAGCCACGTGTACCGTATTCCCTCGCGTCGCGAAACCGAACTAGAGGATTTTGAGGCAGAGCACAACCTCCTGTTCGCGCAAAAGTCGGACTACCTCTATCTGGCGTCACTTATCCGAACCAATCCGAAATGGAGCGAGCAACCGCTCGATTCGCAAGAACAATTCGAATCGCTATTAAAGAAGGAGCGAAATCGCCAGCTACCCGTCTTTATTCGGAAAGAATCGGGCCGCTACGAAATCGTGAATAACGCGGAAACCATCATTACCAAAGGAGATGTGCTTATTGCCTTGCGGCAAGATGATGCCCATCGTTCGGTGTCCGTCGATTCCGGAAACGACACGTGA